A stretch of the Rhinoderma darwinii isolate aRhiDar2 chromosome 3, aRhiDar2.hap1, whole genome shotgun sequence genome encodes the following:
- the UBE2B gene encoding ubiquitin-conjugating enzyme E2 B, whose translation MSTPARRRLMRDFKRLQEDPPVGVSGAPSENNIMAWNAVIFGPEGTPFEDGTFKLVIEFSEEYPNKPPTVRFVSKMFHPNVYADGSICLDILQNRWSPTYDVSSILTSIQSLLDEPNPNSPANSQAAQLYQENKREYEKRVSAVVEQSWNDS comes from the exons ATGTCAACCCCGGCCAGGAGGAGGCTTATGAGGGACTTCAAGAG GCTACAAGAAGATCCGCCTGTTGGAGTCAGTGGTGCGCCGTCTGAGAACAATATTATGGCCTGGAATGCCGTTATATTTGG gccagAAGGAACACCATTTGAGGATG GTACATTTAAACTTGTGATAGAATTCTCAGAAGAATATCCAAATAAACCTCCAACTGTTAGATTTGTGTCAAAAATGTTTCATCCCAATG TTTATGCGGATGGCAGCATATGTTTAGACATCCTTCAGAATCGATGGAGCCCAACTTATGATGTCTCTTCCATATTAACATCAATTCAG tctcTACTTGATGAACCAAATCCAAACAGCCCTGCGAACAGTCAAGCCGCACAACTTTATCAGGAAAACAAACGTGAATATGAAAAGAGGGTATCTGCTGTTGTTGAGCAAAGTTGGAACGATTCCTAA